A single window of Ctenopharyngodon idella isolate HZGC_01 chromosome 24, HZGC01, whole genome shotgun sequence DNA harbors:
- the dnajc24 gene encoding dnaJ homolog subfamily C member 24, translating into MANTPGLHKDWYSILGACPTDDIQELKQKYQKLILMFHPDKQRPDLSEGEAEQHLQRFIDIDQAWKILSNEESRKEYNLQLRAHELKQSWPVDAHITLDDMNWDCDTECYTYGCRCGGEFILEKDDAQEMETVVCCSSCSLSIEVKKVT; encoded by the exons ATGGCAAATACCCCTGGTCTACATAAAGACTGGTACTCGATTCTGGGTGCCTGTCCAACAGATGACATACAAGAGCTGAAACAGAAGTATCAGAAACTCATCCTCATG TTTCACCCGGACAAGCAGAGGCCGGACTTATCAGAAGGGGAGGCGGAGCAGCACCTGCAGAGATTCATTGACATCGACCAGGCTTGGAAAATCTTGAGTAATGAGGAGAGCAGGAAGGAGTACAACCTCCAGCTACGGG CACATGAACTGAAACAGAGCTGGCCAGTGGACGCTCATATAACACTAGACGACATGAACTGGGATTGTG acactgagtgtTATACGTACGGCTGCCGCTGTGGAGGAGAATTCATCTTAGAGAAGGACGACGCACAAGAAATGGAAACAGTTGTGTGCTGCAGTTCCTGTTCGCTCAGCATTGAAGTTAAGAAGGTTACATGA